A region from the Oceanidesulfovibrio marinus genome encodes:
- a CDS encoding glutaredoxin family protein, whose product MLGMDFETVNIDYMGQAAQRALLQKLEQRVSPVAFPLMILNPGDDMTRPKLFALSTCMHCARVKALLISLHVDFDTLYVDRLAGEERSHCMGELENYTPELSFPTLVVGDDVVIGAREQRIREILLG is encoded by the coding sequence ATGCTGGGCATGGACTTTGAGACGGTCAACATCGATTACATGGGGCAGGCCGCCCAGAGGGCGTTGCTGCAAAAGCTGGAGCAGCGCGTATCGCCGGTCGCCTTTCCCCTCATGATTCTGAACCCCGGAGACGACATGACGCGCCCCAAGCTCTTCGCACTCAGCACTTGCATGCACTGCGCCAGGGTCAAGGCGCTGCTCATCTCTCTGCATGTCGATTTCGACACGCTGTATGTGGATCGCCTGGCCGGCGAGGAACGCAGCCACTGCATGGGCGAGCTCGAAAACTATACTCCAGAGCTTTCCTTCCCAACCCTTGTGGTTGGCGACGATGTGGTCATCGGCGCCAGAGAGCAGCGCATCCGCGAGATTCTGCTCGGATAG
- a CDS encoding ferritin-like domain-containing protein: protein MKFFKANEVAQAAVEIERKGQAFYRNVANAASAQAARDLFTFMAGEEAKHEAIFQALKNRLGEIEMPAYSNANEYQEYLEALIDSHALFSGGIAERLASEASDMVTAVNIALAFEKDTLLFFLEMKELVPDSEKPMVQKCIEEERSHMRMLHGLLKD, encoded by the coding sequence ATGAAGTTCTTCAAAGCCAACGAGGTGGCCCAGGCCGCCGTGGAAATAGAACGAAAAGGCCAGGCCTTCTACCGCAACGTGGCCAATGCCGCCTCGGCACAGGCCGCCCGTGATCTCTTCACCTTCATGGCCGGCGAAGAGGCCAAGCACGAGGCGATCTTCCAGGCCCTCAAAAACCGCCTCGGCGAAATCGAAATGCCGGCCTACTCCAATGCCAATGAGTACCAGGAGTACCTCGAAGCGCTCATCGACTCACACGCCCTGTTCAGCGGCGGCATCGCAGAACGCCTGGCCTCCGAAGCCAGCGACATGGTCACCGCCGTGAACATCGCCCTCGCCTTCGAAAAAGATACACTGCTCTTCTTCCTGGAAATGAAGGAACTCGTCCCGGACTCAGAAAAACCCATGGTCCAGAAATGCATCGAGGAAGAACGCTCCCACATGCGCATGCTCCACGGGCTTTTGAAGGACTAG
- a CDS encoding CoB--CoM heterodisulfide reductase iron-sulfur subunit B family protein yields MSEARTYGYYPGCSGMGTSMEYERSTRAVCEALGIKLVELEDWSCCGSTPAHTVDHVLSAALSGRNLSIAESMGLDTVITPCPSCLTNLKTATHRMENPEFRSKVDKLLDKPAPGGVAVKSVLQVIFEDVGPDAIREKVVRPLDGLALAPYYGCLMNRPPEVMQFDDPENPTSMDEILKALGADVVPYGLKVECCGASHGIAQKDVVTTLSGRLLDLAYAEHAVAMVTACPLCQMNLDLRQGQINSANKTNYKMPIFYYTQLLGIALGLPEKELGFDKLAVNPAPVLKAIQEPSHAAS; encoded by the coding sequence ATGAGCGAGGCGCGCACCTACGGTTACTATCCGGGCTGCTCCGGCATGGGCACGTCCATGGAGTACGAGCGCTCGACCCGCGCGGTCTGCGAGGCGCTGGGCATCAAGCTTGTGGAGCTGGAGGACTGGAGCTGCTGCGGTTCCACGCCTGCGCACACGGTGGACCACGTGCTGTCGGCCGCCTTGTCCGGCCGCAACCTGTCCATCGCGGAGTCCATGGGTCTGGACACGGTGATCACGCCCTGCCCGAGCTGCCTGACCAATCTGAAGACCGCGACGCACCGCATGGAGAACCCGGAGTTCAGGTCCAAGGTGGACAAGCTTCTGGACAAGCCCGCGCCCGGCGGCGTGGCGGTCAAGTCGGTCCTGCAGGTCATTTTCGAGGACGTGGGCCCGGATGCCATCCGCGAGAAGGTGGTCCGGCCGCTGGATGGACTGGCGCTGGCGCCGTACTACGGCTGCCTGATGAACCGCCCGCCCGAGGTGATGCAGTTCGACGATCCGGAGAACCCGACGTCCATGGACGAGATCCTGAAGGCCCTGGGCGCGGACGTGGTGCCGTACGGTCTGAAGGTGGAGTGCTGCGGCGCATCGCACGGCATTGCCCAGAAGGACGTGGTGACCACGCTTTCGGGCCGTCTGCTCGACCTGGCCTACGCGGAGCACGCCGTCGCCATGGTCACGGCCTGCCCCTTGTGCCAGATGAACCTGGATTTACGCCAAGGCCAGATCAACTCGGCGAACAAGACCAATTACAAGATGCCCATTTTCTACTACACCCAACTTCTCGGCATCGCCCTGGGCCTGCCCGAGAAGGAGCTGGGATTCGATAAACTGGCGGTGAACCCGGCCCCGGTCCTGAAAGCCATCCAGGAGCCCTCGCATGCCGCGAGCTAA
- a CDS encoding FAD/NAD(P)-binding protein — MTNMPEKNLYLPEIATIQEVIQETPNIKTFRVILDDEEKMREFTYEPGQVGQLSVFGVGESTFVINSPPTRKEYLQFSVMRVGELTSKLHQLSAGDKIGVRAPLGNYFPYESMKGKNIVFIGGGIGMAPLRTLMLFMLDNRADYGDISLLYGARSPQDMAFQYELPEWLERKDLNTVLTIDNPSEGWEHTVGLIPNVLLEMEPSAENTVAVTCGPPIMIKFTMQALKKLKFEDTQIITTLEKRMKCGVGICGRCNIGDKYVCVDGPVFTAAELGELPNEL, encoded by the coding sequence ATGACGAACATGCCTGAGAAAAACCTGTATCTCCCGGAGATCGCCACCATTCAGGAGGTCATCCAGGAGACCCCGAATATCAAAACCTTCCGCGTGATCCTCGACGACGAGGAAAAAATGCGGGAGTTCACCTACGAGCCCGGACAGGTCGGACAGCTCTCCGTCTTCGGCGTGGGCGAGTCCACCTTTGTCATCAACTCGCCGCCAACCCGCAAAGAGTACCTCCAGTTCAGCGTCATGCGCGTGGGCGAGCTCACCAGCAAGCTCCACCAGCTCTCGGCCGGCGACAAGATCGGCGTGCGCGCCCCCCTGGGCAACTACTTCCCCTACGAGTCCATGAAAGGGAAGAACATCGTCTTCATCGGCGGCGGCATCGGCATGGCCCCCTTGCGCACCCTCATGCTCTTCATGCTCGACAACCGCGCCGACTACGGCGACATCTCCCTGCTCTACGGCGCGCGCAGCCCGCAGGACATGGCCTTCCAGTACGAGCTGCCCGAATGGCTGGAGCGCAAGGACCTCAATACCGTGCTCACCATTGACAACCCGTCCGAAGGCTGGGAGCACACCGTGGGACTCATCCCCAACGTGCTCCTGGAAATGGAGCCCAGCGCCGAGAACACCGTGGCCGTCACCTGCGGCCCGCCCATCATGATCAAGTTCACCATGCAGGCGCTCAAAAAGCTCAAGTTCGAGGACACCCAGATCATCACCACCCTGGAAAAACGCATGAAATGCGGCGTGGGCATCTGTGGCCGCTGCAACATCGGCGACAAGTATGTCTGTGTGGACGGCCCTGTCTTCACCGCGGCCGAGCTGGGCGAACTTCCCAACGAGCTGTAA
- a CDS encoding CoB--CoM heterodisulfide reductase iron-sulfur subunit A family protein, with amino-acid sequence MKIGVFVCHCGSNIAGTVDTEKVAAAARKLPGVAFATDTMYACSEPGQEGIVEAVKEHGLDGVVVASCTPRMHEATFRRTVERAGLNRYMFEMANIREHVSWIGKDMDANTNKAAELVAMAVAKLREDRLLFPKKFDINKRVMVLGGGVAGIQAALDCADGGLDVVLVEKTTTIGGKMAKLDKTFPTVDCSSCILGPKMVDIAQHPNITLYAASEVDDVSGYVGNFKVAIRKKQTYVDWDLCTGCGQCMEKCPSKKTPDAFNEFIGPTTAINIPFPQAIPKKASINAEACIMLTKGKCGACAKVCPVEAIRFDQQEEIVHEEVGAIVAATGYDLFDHSKYPEYGGGRIPDVITSMQYERMLSASGPTGGHIKRPSNGEEPKNVVFIQCVGSRDKSVDRPYCSGFCCMYTAKQTILTKDHIPDSQSYVFYMDIRSPGKNYDEFTRRAMEQYGARYIRGRVAQVYEKGDTLIVRGADTLTGTSIEVEADLVVLAVGAESAKGAAQLAEKLRISYDTYGFYMESHPKLKPVETNTAGVFLAGCCQGPKDIPSSVGQGSAAAAKVLAMFSKDQLESDPQISQVDIKRCIGCGKCMSTCPFGAIKEIDFRGQKKAEVIETVCQGCGLCTATCPQGAIQLQHFTDNQILAEVTSLCPPLLEKSFE; translated from the coding sequence ATGAAAATCGGAGTCTTCGTTTGCCACTGCGGCTCGAACATCGCCGGCACCGTGGATACCGAAAAGGTCGCAGCCGCGGCGCGCAAGCTGCCCGGCGTGGCCTTTGCCACCGACACCATGTACGCCTGTTCGGAGCCCGGTCAGGAAGGCATTGTCGAGGCCGTCAAGGAGCACGGTCTGGACGGCGTCGTGGTGGCGAGCTGCACCCCCCGCATGCACGAGGCCACCTTCCGCCGCACGGTGGAGCGCGCCGGCCTGAACCGCTACATGTTTGAGATGGCCAACATCCGCGAGCACGTCTCCTGGATTGGCAAGGACATGGACGCGAACACGAACAAAGCCGCCGAGCTGGTAGCCATGGCCGTTGCCAAGCTGCGCGAGGACCGGCTCCTGTTCCCCAAAAAGTTCGACATCAACAAGCGCGTGATGGTCCTGGGCGGCGGCGTGGCCGGCATCCAGGCCGCGCTGGACTGCGCTGACGGCGGTCTCGACGTCGTGCTCGTGGAAAAGACCACGACCATCGGCGGCAAGATGGCCAAGCTGGACAAGACCTTCCCCACAGTGGACTGCTCCAGCTGTATTCTGGGCCCCAAGATGGTGGACATCGCCCAGCACCCCAACATCACGCTCTACGCCGCGTCCGAAGTGGACGACGTTTCCGGCTACGTGGGCAACTTCAAGGTCGCCATCCGCAAAAAGCAGACGTACGTGGACTGGGACCTCTGCACGGGCTGCGGCCAGTGCATGGAGAAGTGTCCCAGCAAGAAGACGCCGGACGCGTTCAACGAGTTCATCGGCCCGACCACGGCCATCAACATCCCGTTCCCGCAGGCCATTCCCAAGAAGGCGTCCATCAACGCCGAGGCGTGCATCATGCTCACCAAGGGCAAGTGCGGAGCCTGCGCCAAGGTCTGTCCGGTGGAAGCCATCCGCTTCGACCAGCAGGAAGAGATCGTGCACGAGGAAGTGGGCGCCATTGTCGCGGCCACGGGTTACGACCTCTTTGACCACAGCAAGTACCCCGAGTACGGCGGCGGCCGCATCCCGGACGTGATCACCTCGATGCAGTACGAGCGGATGCTCTCGGCCTCCGGCCCCACGGGCGGCCACATCAAGCGGCCCTCCAACGGCGAGGAGCCCAAGAACGTAGTCTTCATCCAGTGCGTGGGCTCGCGCGACAAGTCCGTGGACCGGCCCTACTGCTCTGGCTTCTGCTGCATGTACACGGCCAAGCAGACCATCCTGACCAAGGACCACATCCCGGACTCCCAGTCCTACGTCTTTTATATGGACATCCGCTCGCCGGGCAAGAACTACGACGAGTTCACCCGCCGGGCCATGGAGCAGTACGGGGCGCGGTACATCCGCGGCCGCGTGGCCCAGGTGTACGAGAAGGGCGACACCCTCATCGTGCGCGGCGCCGACACCCTGACCGGCACCTCCATCGAGGTGGAGGCGGACCTGGTGGTCCTGGCCGTGGGCGCGGAGTCCGCCAAGGGCGCGGCCCAGCTGGCCGAGAAGCTGCGCATCTCCTACGACACCTACGGCTTCTACATGGAGAGCCACCCCAAGCTGAAGCCGGTGGAGACCAACACGGCCGGCGTGTTCCTGGCTGGCTGTTGCCAGGGTCCCAAGGACATCCCGTCCTCGGTGGGCCAGGGCAGCGCCGCGGCGGCCAAGGTTCTGGCCATGTTCTCCAAGGATCAGCTGGAGAGCGATCCCCAGATCTCCCAGGTGGATATCAAGCGCTGCATCGGCTGCGGCAAGTGCATGAGCACCTGCCCCTTTGGCGCGATCAAGGAAATCGATTTCCGCGGCCAGAAAAAGGCCGAGGTCATCGAGACCGTGTGCCAGGGCTGCGGCCTGTGTACGGCCACGTGCCCGCAAGGCGCCATCCAGCTGCAGCACTTCACCGATAACCAGATTCTCGCAGAGGTTACTTCGCTATGCCCCCCCTTGCTGGAAAAGAGCTTCGAATAG
- a CDS encoding 4Fe-4S dicluster domain-containing protein → MPHLDELKSAIKERLPELDFVIGWGRGFDPIHATPLFMRTEADVDKLEWGPLNVHNTATYLPSLRGKKVGVVVKGCDSRSVVQLMQENLIDREDLVIFGMPCTGVVDLTKIKNAVGDLGMVRDVQISGDTITVTAGGKEHALALADVLNNKCTVCQYHNAVLSDVFVGEPIEPSVPEDQVYADILEFEEQTPAERMAFWESQMNRCIRCYACRNACPMCVCRDHCVAQSRDPNWLSQRHDVGEKMMFQLIHAMHLAGRCTECGECERACPVDIPLVRLKKKINKEIKELFDYQAGIDPEATPPLLAFKVEEQNIREREW, encoded by the coding sequence GTGCCGCATCTTGATGAACTCAAATCCGCCATCAAAGAGCGCCTGCCGGAGCTGGACTTCGTTATCGGCTGGGGCCGCGGGTTCGATCCCATCCACGCCACCCCGCTGTTCATGCGGACAGAGGCCGACGTGGACAAGCTGGAGTGGGGTCCCCTGAACGTGCACAACACCGCCACCTACCTGCCCAGCCTGCGCGGCAAGAAGGTGGGCGTGGTGGTCAAGGGCTGCGACAGCCGCTCCGTGGTCCAGCTGATGCAGGAAAACCTCATCGATCGCGAGGACCTCGTGATCTTCGGCATGCCCTGCACCGGCGTGGTCGATCTCACCAAAATCAAGAACGCCGTGGGCGACCTCGGCATGGTCCGCGACGTGCAGATCTCCGGCGACACCATCACGGTGACGGCCGGCGGGAAGGAGCACGCCCTGGCCCTGGCCGACGTGCTCAACAACAAGTGCACGGTCTGCCAGTACCACAACGCCGTGCTCTCCGACGTCTTTGTGGGCGAGCCCATCGAGCCCAGCGTGCCCGAGGACCAGGTCTACGCCGACATCCTGGAGTTCGAAGAGCAGACCCCGGCCGAGCGCATGGCCTTCTGGGAATCGCAGATGAATCGCTGCATCCGCTGCTACGCCTGCCGCAACGCCTGCCCCATGTGCGTGTGCCGCGACCACTGTGTGGCCCAGAGCCGCGATCCCAACTGGCTCTCCCAACGCCACGACGTGGGCGAGAAGATGATGTTCCAGCTCATCCACGCCATGCACCTGGCCGGCCGCTGCACCGAGTGCGGCGAGTGCGAACGCGCCTGCCCGGTGGACATCCCCCTCGTGCGCCTGAAAAAGAAGATCAACAAGGAAATCAAGGAGCTCTTCGACTATCAGGCCGGCATCGACCCCGAAGCCACGCCGCCGCTGCTCGCCTTCAAGGTGGAGGAGCAGAACATCCGAGAGAGGGAGTGGTAA
- a CDS encoding 4Fe-4S dicluster domain-containing protein, with translation MNSKYIPADKLTAWLDGLAADNRVLVPVVENGSIVFRPREAGSDTPLELEKQATVPPKNAVFPASEPLLTFSYQKHEDEPEKVDVSVQPTINAQPTVVFGCRPCDARGFTIFDNVYGADIYYESRREKTAFISQVCKETANTCFCHWTGEGPADSRGSDVLAVPVDAGYVLEPVTEKGEGLLTSSLLADASKEQQDAAAQMKKDAREQLGEAVDVSEARGALLALFDNMEFWEDVSAKCISCGACTYLCPTCYCFNITDETCGSQGHRVRSWDNCMSYLFTLEGSGHNPRPTKAHRLKNRVGHKFSYYPGLHDGLIACCGCGRCIKSCPVSVDIREIVQRAIETAAAETKAS, from the coding sequence ATGAATTCCAAATACATTCCCGCAGACAAGCTCACCGCCTGGCTCGACGGGCTCGCCGCGGACAACCGCGTGCTGGTTCCGGTGGTGGAGAACGGCTCCATCGTCTTCCGCCCGCGCGAGGCCGGCTCCGATACGCCGCTGGAGCTCGAAAAGCAGGCCACGGTGCCGCCCAAGAACGCGGTCTTCCCGGCCAGCGAGCCCCTGCTTACCTTCAGCTACCAGAAGCACGAGGACGAGCCCGAGAAGGTGGACGTGAGCGTGCAGCCCACCATCAACGCCCAGCCCACCGTGGTCTTTGGCTGCCGCCCCTGCGACGCACGCGGCTTCACCATCTTCGACAACGTCTACGGCGCCGACATCTATTACGAATCCCGGCGCGAGAAGACGGCCTTCATCTCCCAGGTCTGCAAGGAAACCGCCAACACCTGCTTCTGCCACTGGACAGGCGAAGGCCCGGCGGATTCCCGCGGCAGCGACGTGCTCGCCGTGCCCGTGGACGCGGGCTATGTGCTCGAACCCGTTACGGAAAAGGGCGAAGGCCTGCTGACCTCCTCCCTGCTCGCCGACGCATCCAAAGAGCAGCAGGACGCCGCGGCCCAGATGAAGAAGGACGCCCGCGAACAGCTCGGCGAGGCCGTGGACGTGAGCGAGGCCCGCGGAGCCCTGCTGGCGCTCTTCGACAACATGGAGTTCTGGGAGGACGTCTCGGCCAAGTGCATCAGCTGCGGGGCCTGCACCTACCTCTGCCCCACCTGCTACTGCTTCAACATCACGGACGAGACCTGCGGCTCGCAGGGCCACCGCGTGCGCTCCTGGGACAACTGCATGTCCTACCTCTTCACGCTGGAGGGCAGCGGCCACAACCCCAGGCCCACCAAGGCCCACCGCCTGAAGAACCGCGTCGGTCACAAGTTCAGCTACTACCCCGGCCTGCATGACGGGCTCATCGCCTGTTGCGGCTGCGGCCGGTGCATCAAGAGCTGTCCGGTCAGCGTGGACATCCGCGAGATCGTCCAGCGCGCCATCGAGACCGCTGCCGCAGAAACCAAGGCCAGTTAG
- a CDS encoding 4Fe-4S dicluster domain-containing protein: MEVINITKSYDPDFVAEVEAESEQNVRLCYQCGNCTAGCPYTFAYDIPVSQIMRLVQAGQKEKVLSCRSIWICATCESCTTRCPNDIDVARLMDVLRHMARRYNYNAVPTVRTFVDSFLNSVEKHGRVFEMGLMAAYMTKTGRFWTDTDLSPKVLPKGKLSFKPHRIQGRDEVAKIFERYKEQQR, encoded by the coding sequence ATGGAAGTCATCAACATCACGAAATCCTACGACCCGGATTTTGTTGCAGAGGTAGAAGCCGAGAGCGAGCAGAACGTTCGGCTTTGCTACCAGTGCGGCAACTGCACGGCGGGTTGTCCGTACACGTTTGCGTACGACATCCCGGTGAGCCAGATCATGCGTCTGGTTCAGGCGGGTCAGAAGGAGAAAGTTCTCAGCTGCCGGTCGATCTGGATCTGCGCGACGTGCGAGTCGTGCACGACGCGCTGCCCGAACGACATCGACGTAGCCCGGCTCATGGACGTGCTGCGGCACATGGCCCGGCGGTACAACTACAACGCCGTGCCCACGGTCCGCACCTTTGTGGACAGCTTTCTCAACTCGGTGGAGAAGCATGGCCGCGTCTTTGAGATGGGTCTGATGGCCGCCTACATGACCAAGACGGGCCGTTTCTGGACGGACACCGATCTGAGCCCGAAGGTCCTTCCCAAGGGCAAGCTTTCCTTCAAGCCGCATCGCATCCAGGGCAGGGACGAAGTGGCCAAGATTTTCGAGCGTTACAAGGAGCAGCAACGATGA
- a CDS encoding hydrogenase iron-sulfur subunit, whose protein sequence is MPPLAGKELRIVGFLCNWCSYGGADTAGVGRFSQPTDLRIIRVPCSGRIDPLFILRTFMNGADGVLVSGCHPRDCHYSEGNLYARRRLEILQRLMPFIGIEPERFSYTWVSASEGQRWQKVVGTFTDEIHAIGPAKPFGVSMEQLEKQMAGVLASPENAGAEKQEVERAAS, encoded by the coding sequence ATGCCCCCCCTTGCTGGAAAAGAGCTTCGAATAGTCGGCTTCCTGTGCAACTGGTGCTCGTACGGCGGCGCGGACACGGCAGGCGTGGGCCGGTTTTCCCAGCCCACGGACCTGCGCATCATCCGGGTCCCCTGCTCCGGCCGTATCGATCCGCTGTTCATCCTGCGGACGTTCATGAACGGGGCCGACGGCGTACTGGTCTCGGGCTGCCACCCGCGTGACTGCCATTACTCCGAGGGCAACCTCTATGCCCGCCGCCGGCTGGAAATCCTCCAGCGGCTGATGCCCTTCATCGGCATCGAGCCGGAGCGGTTCTCCTACACCTGGGTCTCGGCCTCGGAAGGCCAGCGCTGGCAGAAGGTTGTCGGCACCTTCACCGACGAGATCCACGCCATCGGACCGGCCAAGCCCTTCGGCGTCTCCATGGAGCAGCTGGAGAAGCAGATGGCCGGCGTGCTGGCCAGCCCCGAGAACGCAGGCGCAGAGAAGCAGGAGGTGGAACGTGCCGCATCTTGA